The Orcinus orca chromosome 20, mOrcOrc1.1, whole genome shotgun sequence region GGGACTTGGAAGTTGTCCCTttagctctctctctccctccccgaATCCCACACTGTTGACTTGGGGGATGGGGAACAAGAATAACGTGTGTAGAGGTTTATAATGGTTGtgactatttttaaaagctgaactGAAAAGCTGGGTACGTGTGGCAGATTGGCGAGCAGTGGGGAGACGTTGGGAAGAGGTCCGTACCCTTTAGAAAAATCCTCACCCCCTTTCCCTGCACCGTTCGGCTTCCGTGAGGGTCAGGGGtatctggggttttgttttgctttaagaaGTTAAACCCTTTGGCAATATAATCAGTCtccaaccccataccctggtgttTAAAGCCCCTAGCCCtttgccccgccccaccccgctcCCGCCAGAACCcgccccacccctcacccctcgTTCGCCAGGGTTTAGGGTCCAAGGGAAGGATGGGCGGACTCAAAAATGCCCCTTGCATAGGAATCGTTGTATCAAGAATCGTGCTCAGTGACACCCCCACCACCAATCCtcaggcggggggtggggggttcctGAGGCCgtgggagcagagggagggaggttgCTAATTCCATGGGCCCCAAGCTCCAAAAGGGGTAGTCCCTTAAGGATTCTGGGACCGATATGGTCCCTGGGCTTGGGGTAGGTAGCGCATCCTTCTTGAGCCAGGATGGGGTATGAGAAATAATTTTCCACCCGCGAACGTGGGGGGTTGAAGAAGGCCGGGGAAGGGCGAGCTGGGATCCCAGCCCAGGTAGATATGTGGTTTCCCAAGCTTCTGATATTCCAGCGTCCCTCCACTAGGGAACAGCctctacattttaaatgtaaacaccTCTAACCTAAATAAACGGTGTCCTGGCCAAGCAGCAATTATGTGCGAAATGCCAGGAaagacaaaactttaaaaataagtgtttgtCCTTGTACTGCCTAAAACCTTAGCACATCGCCAGGGGTACAAATATGACTCTCTGGGAAACACTGGCGTCTATGAAGAAGGTGCCTTTGGGGCACCATTTAAAGAAAGGGGCTCTTGGAGGGTTAGGCATAAGAAAGGGGGTGCCCCGGGAAGGTCTGGTTCCCTGGAATTGCAGACAGATTGAGCTTATCTTGAAAATTCTAGCGTCAGGGGAACCTGAGGAGGATGTCTGATGTCAGATTTAGGGGTGTCCAGGAAATGTCCAGAGTGTGGGAAGGATTTGGAAGCATCCCAAAGGCTGAAAGTGAGCTGAAGGGCTGGATCAATTCTTGGAGGTTTGAGGTGCTGGGATGCAGCTCAGGGAATGGGTGGGCGGtgaggggggggcggggggggggcgcggTGCGGACAGCATCTGTGTGCAGCGGTTAAGTCCCAGGAGCGTGTGGGGATTTGGAGGATGCGGGATGCCAGACTCAGTCTCAGGAATTCTGGGGGCAGGCCTCATGTGATGGGAATCTGGAGGGGGTGTTGGGGAATTTTGTGTGCTAGGGCCAGAGCATCCCAGGAATACTGGGATGGGAGGTCTCAGTCCATGCAGCAATAGAGGCGAGCAGAtccccgggggtggggtggggggtgggggaagaggaggaaagagtgaAATTCACCAGAGGGATGCTCCTAAAGGCTGAGGGAGCAGCTGTCctcagcccacccctccccccgtgCCTCCGCTTCTACCGTCTGAGCTCGGCTCCGGTTTTTGGCTTGGGTGACTGTTCCTCCTTCCCCACAttgctgctattttttttttttcgtgatGGGTTGCCCTCCTGGGGTGAAGGGTAGGAGGCTAGGAGACCCTCCGGTAGCTTAAAGGCTAGCCCGACCCACATGGAGGTCCCCACCCGCTTCCCAGAATGCCCCTTCCCTCGCACGCAGCATGCAGCCCCTGGCGGCTTATTGCTGAGGTGGAGTTGGAGAGGGCGGGGATCCAGTTTGGGGGAGGCATGCAGAGTAGTGGGGAGGCGCCCCAAAATGTAATTGATATAGTTTGGACGTATTTACACGAGTCGATTCGGGGCGGGGGGGTTCCTATGGTTCATGGAGACCTGAGGCTTTTTTTCAGGAGGGGCGAATAGTTGGGGGGATGGGCTTTGGCTCCTCCCCCCCTCCatcctgggggcccaagtggaGGTGAGGGGCCCGGGGGTGTCTGCTGGCATCGTCGTCTCGGTTGCATATTATTAATgactgtttgatttttaaaaaaaaaaaaccctttcccccaccccccacccccagctcctttGACCTTCTTCCCTGTCACCCCCGATTCCCCCCACGGGGGGGAGGGGAGCGCTAGAGGATGgagggcagggttgggggagCGCGGCGGGCGGCCCTGGGAGAGCCAGGGGGAGTGGCAAGGGGGGCGAGGCGCAGGGACACCCCGCTCAGGCCCGCGATGCTGCTCAGGCTGCGGGATTTCTCGTAACCTGGGTGGGGGGGGCGAAGGGCAGAAACACGGGGAGGAATCGAGGAGATAGGGGTGCAGGGGGAGGGTCCAACAGACAGAGGGACCCCAAGACAGAGAGAAGCAGGAGGGAAACAGAAGGGATATGAgatggaaaaagagaagacagagacaggaaaaggcaagagacaggaagagatggagagggcgagtcagagagagaaggcaggTGAGAGAGACGGTGAGGGAGACAGAGGAtaagagatggagagacagacacCAAGACACAAAGTGACAGATggcaagagatggagagatggacAGAGGCGGACCAAggagacggagagagagagaagtgaacAAATTGGACAGTCAGTCGGCGTCAAGGAGAAAGGTtcagacatggggaggggggagagactCAGGGTTAGGAGGCAGGGTGGCAGCCACCgagcctcccccaccccagccccaccgcAGCCCCCCTCAACTCCCCTCCCCCCTGTTGGCCCCCTCGTCTGAGGCAAAACGGTGGGGGGCAGCGAGGCAGATGGTGGGCAGCACGGGCGTGGGGAGGGAGCGTGGGTGGAATGCCAGTGGGGGAGCAGCCGGTGGAGAGGCCTTGGGAGGGAATGGGTGGGGCTGCAGTGGGTAGGGGGCTAACCTAGAtgtagagaaatgaagacaggcgGGTGGGGACGCTGCGAGGGGCTGAATGGAGCACAAGTTGGCAGTGCCTCCTccctgggcggggcgggggtggtgcaGGAGGGCAGCTCCTAGAGCAGTCTGATGAGGGCAAGACTCAGCTGAAGGCTGTAATGGGGTATCTTAAAGGGTCAAGAAGCCTTTACACGAGAACCTTCTGATGGGAAGGTCCTGACAATGTCTTGATAGTCAAAGGGATCTAAGGCTTAGGGGCACATGTGGGGTTTCGTGAAAACTTAGGAATGTCTGAAGCGTTCTGCCACCGTCTGGGCTCCTCTAGGGCTTTGCTAGGCAGTACGAAGGGGTCTGTCTGGACGAGGCCATCTTGACTGTTGGagagagggcctgggggaggTTGGAAGCCCAGTATCTTGGGGACACCCCCTCCCAGCCATTCCCAATTGCTAACctggggggaaggggcagggggggACCGAGGGTCTCACGAGGTCTCAGGCGGTGACAAGAGCTGGGGACAGAAATACACAGAGtcacgggggggcgggggggcagggggaaCCCCCCAACACAGCCTCACTGTTGGGGGGACGGAGAAAAGCTGagatctcttcctcctctctggtGTTTTCCGGGGGAGGGGAGCAGTGAAATGGGGGCGGCCAGAGACATCAAATATGGAAGGAGCTTCCGGGGTGgctgagggggaaggggaggatgaaggaaagaggagggggagggctggggaggaggggggagtgcGGGTCAGGTGCAGGAATCAGGTGGTTGGTGAGGGGAGACGGAGAAGGGAGGGGCCAtggggcgggtgagggtcaggtcaGGAGGAAGGATCTTGGTTGGGGGGTAATAGTGGAGGGTGGGTCCTGGAGGAAGGTTAGTTAGGAAGGGAGGCGTGTGGAAGAGGGAGGGATCCAGGACCTTGGGGGAGGGAGTTCAGTCAGCCCCATCAGCTCCAGCCATAATTTGAGTTCAATGAATGGATTTTGGCATCCGAGGCAAGAGAAGCAGGGAACTCCCCCCACCGGCCCCCCCCAGTCCTCCCTCACCCACATTCCCgaatcctcccccctccccctgcccctcaaTTCCATAGGGGCCCATCCAGACCTGGGAGTGGGGAACAAAGGGAGGTGGGTAACAGGACTGGGTGCAAGCAGGGCGAGGGGTGAGATGGGAGCGGGGAGGCAGGGGGTTGGTAATGAGATGAAAGTGGAGGATGATGGAGGTGGGGGGCGGGTTGCAACAAGGAGAGGTCCGGGGATAGAACAAGAAGAGCCAGACAGTCCCCTCTGGACTAGGACCCCAGAAGCCTGGGTTCTTGTCCCCCATCTGCTCTGTGGCTGGGGGTTGGCCATGGACCTCCCTGAACTTCTGTAAGACAAGGGGGTTTAGATGCGGCTGTCCTTGGAGGCTCCCTAAGTCCTGCTGTGGCATCTCCTTAGGCTGTGGGTAGGGATTCTTTAGGATGTATCTCTGTATTGCGAAGGGAGATTCCACAggcatgtgttgaatgaataagcgATGGATCAAATGCTTTCAGGTGGCCTCCCATCATTTTTAAGATCAAATCCAGCCTCTcaccatggccaaaaaaacctTCCCCCCCagactcctcccctctcccttaggccactcagctccagccacacttCCCTCCTCGCTGTTCCTTTAACAGACCAAGCTCATCCCACCTCAGCACCTCAGGCAGCACCTCAGGGCCTTTTcacttgctgtttcttctgcctggcTGGAGCTTTTTCAGCTTTCAAGTTTcatgtcaccttctcagaaagACTCTCACCCCTTATCTGACCTGGCCAGAGTAAttatccttttgtttgttttctgcttcCTCCAATCATGGAGTGGCAGACATTcgctgtaaagggccagatggtcaAAATTTTCGGGGCTCTGTGGGCCATACCATCTCGGTCGAAACTATTCCAGTCTGCGGTTGTAGAcagtggctgtgttccaataaagctttatttacaaaacagctgGTGGACACATTTGGCCCGTGGCTGTAGTATGTTGACCCAGGCTCTAGAGTAGCAACTCTGTGATGGCAGATTCTTGCTTTGTGCCCTGCTAAATCTCCAGTGCCTGGAATTCTACCCTCAATCATCAGTTGctgcatgcatgcatgaatgaatgaagttaggGGTTAgctggggttgttgtgaggattacagaATATATGTTGGATTCCTGGCACGTGGAAAGTGCTTCGTTATGTTTGCTGAATAATTCATCTACCGTCTCCTCACTCTatctccctcacctcccccactGGCCAGTCCTGACCCTGCTCTCTTGACCCCTGGCCCCCCAACtctgtctctttcctttctctccaccccCATAGCCCTGACCCCGGCTCAGGCTTTGTCCTCTCCCCCTGGACCCTcatcccagcctcctccccagcctcctgaaCTGCAGTCTCCCCACTCAGGTGCGTCCTCACGAAGCCCCAGAGCAGACCCGCCTCTCCCCAGATCCTGGGACAAGGCTCCTCAGCCCAGCCCTGCTTCTCGGCCTCAGTTCTAGGTCTGTGTCTGCCTCTGCCCCAGCCTGAGAGCTCGTGGAGGGCGGGGGTGCGGTTGGATTGCTCACTGCTGAGTCCCCTGGGCCTAGCGCTGCGCCGGGAGCCTGTGTGTGCTTTGTCAGTGCTGGCCAATCCACAAGGGACTGCGTGAGTGGCTGAGTCTGTCCCACCCCAACCTGCGCCCAGAAGGATGTCCTGGGTGTGTACCCCATTTTCTTGgttaaataaacaaaagcaaaaccaaggggggaggcagggagagagatgtGGATGGGGCTGAGAATGGGGGTCAGTCGTAAGGGCGGGGAGGGAGGTCAGGCACATGGTGGGGAGGGTTGGGCTTAGTTCTAGGGGTTAGTGAGGGGCACCGCAGGTCCTGGGCAGGTGGGTGCGGGGCCAGTGTCAGGGCTGGGGGTTAATTGGATGGAGCTGTTCGGAGTGAGGGGACAGGAGTCTTGGTCAATGGGGGCTGCATGTTCTCAGATGGGTTAGTCAGGAGGGAGGGGGTTCAGAGGGTGGGGGCTACTtaccctggggggagggggttcgTCCACTAGGGGGATATCCAGGCTGCAGCGTTGGCGTTGAGGTCGGGCAAGAAGCTTGGGGGGCCTGGCTTACGCCAGTCTTGGGGGGGCAGTGGGGGAGCACcagtggctgggggtgggggaaaaggCCAGAGGGTCGGGGGGGGACATGGAGATGGAATAAAGACAGGTGAAGGGTCAGTGGTGAGGAAATTTGGGGGAGGGCATCTAAGAGGGAGGGAATTTGGGGCCaggagatgggggaagggaagtCCAGCACCTCCTCcctcatctccctctctcccctcccctgggggaggggaggagagggagggtccCAGGGGGCCAGTGGAGGGCACCTCACCTTTCCGGATGGAGCCATCAGGGGAAGGGGCATAGTCAGTGAGCAGGAAGCAGGCTCGGTCCCGGCTGTAGCGGCCCCGGCTCCCGGGGGTGATGGGGCTCTTGTCTTCTGGTGACATGGCGGGCTGGTCAATAGCTGGGCAGTCCTCGTGGGCAAGCGCAGCTGCTGCAGGGTCCCCGTTGGGGCGGGGATCTGTGTCCCGAGGGTCAGACAGAGACACAAAGGAGAGAGTGAGGTGTGGGAACTCATGGAGAGGGCAAGGTCAGCAAGGAGAGTTGATGGAGGTGCAGGTGGTTAGGGGGTGTGGCTGGTGGGTTTGAGGAGCGGGtcctgggtggggagggtgtTGAGTGTTGGGAAGGACAAAAGGGTAGGGAAGGGCATTGAAGGCtaggaagtgggggtggggagggtgttgAGTGTTGGGAAGGACAAAAGGGTAGGGAAGGGCATTGAAGGCTAGGAAGTGGGGGTCAGGCGGGGTGTTGGGTTCTGAGAAGGGCAGGACTGAGGTAGGGTGTCGGGTGTTTGAAGGGACAGGGACGGGGGGAAGAGGTGGTTGGGAAGTGAACCGGGTGCTGGGAAGGAGGCTGAGACAGAGTGGAGGGTGGGATGGTTGGTTGAAGTGGACCGAATAGGGCACAGCTGGGGTAGGGTGCATGGTTTGGGATAGGTTTGGAGGGATGGCTGGGAGGGATgcagggggctgggaggtggtagTTTAGGGAGGGGTGTCGGACGCTGGCAAGGGCACAGTGGGAGGCGTTGGGAAGGTGACAGAtgagggaggggggaggtgggggtCCCCCAGGCTCTGACTTTAGCTATTTTTAATTGGTGTGAAACTGGGTCAGCGGCTGAGGGAGCAAGATGGGGGCCGGGCAGCCCAGCTCCCTTTCTTGACCTACTTACGGCATGGGGGTGGGGCCCCCcagcctctcccttccctgggacTGATGCCCCAATCACTGCCTCTGAGACACAGACTCCCCTGGGGGGGAGAgatgagcacaggctcagtcaactttcctctcccctcacctccttcaTCAGACACTGCAACAGTGCCCTGTCCTCGGTCTCTGGCCCCTGATTCCCATGTGAGactctctccctgtgctctgaacCGCCcccccatctctctttctctgagtcCCTCTCACCATATGGCCGATcgctctgccccccacccccctggtTCCCCTGAATACCTTGGCTGCAAGTCTGTCTCTCCCCAAAACTCTCCTTCACACGAAATCTCTGTTTCTCCATCACTGTCTATTTCTGTGCCTCTTCTCTGGCCTCAGCAATTGCTGTTCACTGTCCTCTCTTCCGTCTCTGTTGCTGACCACCCCATCTCTCCGGAGTCTCAGCAACTACCTCCTGCCCCCCTCACAacctccccacctctgcctgcgccccccacctccacccctcgcGCCCCCTCCTCACCTGCCCGGTTGATCTCAATCACTTCCTCCTGAGCCAATGGGCAAGGCTCCCCAGGGGCAGGCAGAGGAGGCAGCCCCATGATCCCGAGCCCACCCGCTCCCCCCCTGAGCAGCCCGGGGTGCGTGTGGGGCCCTGGTGGGTAGGCCCCTGCCACAGTCACCCCCATGGAGGGCGGGGTGATGGGTGGTGGAGGGCTGATGCTGCCGCTGCTGTGGTGAGGATGGGGCGGGGGCGGTGGCGGTGGGTCGGGCTTGCAATAGTTGGGCGAGCCGGGCTGCGGAGGCCGGGGAATATGTTTATTCTTCTTCTTGGGCAGCTTCTGTTTGGCCATGGCCAGCGAATAGTACATGCCAAAGTTGTTGACAATGACGGGCACGGGCATGGCGATGGTTAGCACCCCAGCCAGGGCACACAGCGCCCCAACCAGCATCCCTGACCACGTCTTGGGGTACATGTCTCCATAGCCCAGGGTTGTCATGGTGACCACGGCCCACCAGAAGCCGATGGGGATGTTCTTGAAGTAGGTGTGGTTGGAGCCCAGGATGTCATCGGGGTCAGCGCCAATGCGCTCAGCATAGTAGATCATAGTGGCGAAGATGAGCACACCAAGCGCCAGGAAGATGATGAGTAGCAGGAACTCATTGGTGCTGGCACGGAGAGTGTGGCCCAGCACGCGCAGCCCCACGAAGTGCCGCGTGAGCTTGAAGATGCGCAGGATCCGGACAAAGCGGACGACCCTCAGGAAGCCCAGCACGTCTTTGGCGGCCTTGGAACTGAGGCCCGAGAGCCCCACCTCCAGATAGAAAGGCAGGATGGCCACACAGTCGATGATGTTGAGGCTGCTCTTGAGAAATTCCACCTTGTCTGGGCAGAAGGTGATGCGCATGAGAAACTCAAAGGTGAACCAGAcgacacacacaccctccacgTAGGTCAGGAAGGGCTCCGTCTCCACCTCCACATTGGTGATGTTCTCCGGCGGAGCCCCAGGGATCGGGGAGGCCTGCGTCACTGTCTTGTTGCTGATGTGGATGAAACCCTCGTGGGTCTCCAGGCAGAAGGTGGTGATGGAGATGAGGATGAAGAATAGGGAGGCGAAGGCCACGTACTGCGGGGCAGGACAGGAGAGAGAGGGCAGAAGGTGACCCAGGCATCTGGTCAATTAGCCATCTCCCTGAGACCCTCCCAGTGGCCCCTTTCCCAGACACAAACTCCAGGGAAACCCAGGTGTCCCAACCCCAGTGCCTCCATCACTTCTTGCATCCTGTTCTCTCTAAATCTTGCAAAAGGATCAGAGGCAGCTCTCCCCCAGCTCGGGAGAAGAGCTGGccccagaagcagcagcagatgGGCCACTTCTTTCCTGGAAACAGCAATTTTTGCCTCCTTGCTCTGTCTCCTAGACCATCCCCCCCGCTCCTGTTCCCTGTGTCGTATCTCAGGGGTCCCTGACAGGGTCCAAGCATTCTGCTGGGGGATGTGGGTAGGGAGACTAAGATCATACATCCTGTGTCTCAGAGGCTTTGGGGCTTAGCTTGGAGCTGAGGGAAGGCGAAGGGGAGAAGGTGGGTCGGAGGCAGAACCAGGAGATGGTTAAGAGTAAGaaagcctgggtttgaatccagcttTTTCCCTGCCTAATTGAGCAAGGAGATTAATCTTTCTGAACCTCAAATTTTTTACAGGATTATTGTAAGGATTACAGTAGATGAGTATACAAAGGGCCTGACTCCAAAACTAGTGCTTGGTCTAGTGTTTGGAACTTAGTAAGGCTTGAGCCGTTATTAGGGTGTTGCGGCATCAGTTAAAGGGAGCCAAGGTTGAGGCCTCAGATAGGTGCCGGTGTTTAAGGACCTTGATGCTAATGACTGGGTCtcagaaaagggagaaggctgAGTGAGGCCCTCACCCAGAGAGAACAGCACAGAGTTGGACccacagaggggaggagggatgttAGGTCCCTGAAGGAAGAAGGAGGTGAAGGGTCAAGACTGAAAAAAGGGAAGATGATAGGGGTGGGGTTTAAGGCTCTGGAAAGGAAGGGAATGTCAGGGGCTTGAACATAGGgcaaggggagagggcagggctaGGCCCAAGGAGAGGTGAAGGGGCTTGTCAGAGGTTCAGAGATATGGGGGCAGGGGTGCCTAGTTCATTTCAAGATGGTCCTGAGCCCAATGGTGTGGGTTTTGATGAAGGCCTTGAGAAGAGACAGGGTCAAGCTCTTGGAGAAGGCCCCTAGAAATTGTAGTTGGCTTTATCAGATATGTAGAAGGGAGGTCGAAGGAGTGGGGTTAGTCCTTAGAGAAGCAAGGGGATGGGCTTTGAGGCAGAGGTGGCTTTAATCAGATGGGTAGAGGAGAGATGGCCTGGGgtgcagagaagagaggagagccaGGGTTGGCTCCCGGGCCAGCACTGTCCCTCTCAGCACTCCCTTTCCTCCACGGGATGGGGGGCAAGGTCCGGGCTTGGGAGACCTTGACTTTAATCTGAAGTGCAGAGCCGAGAGGCGGGCCAGCGTCCGCCTCAGAGATGACCCTAGATCTTGGGGTGGGCTAGGGCTCAACTCTGGCCCTCTGCCCCGCCCCCCTCTTCGTTTCTCCGCAGTGGTTTAAGAGGCCAGAGGCCTCCGCAGAGCGCATGCCTGGtgctcccccgcccccctccgAGCCGGGCGCAGGGCGCAGGTTGCGGCACCGCAGTGGGGGCGGGCCGGATGGACCAGGGGGCGGGGCGCGCGGGGGGCAGCACCACGGACAGCTCCCCCACCGCAGTGCGCAGCCGCAAGGCCTGAGAGCTGTCTTAACCCATTCCAGGCCGTTGCCGAGTAGGCAGTGCGCAGCCGCAGTGCCGCTTCACAGCGGGAGGCCACAGGCCAGGAGCTTGATTAACTCCTTCCCTCCCGGGACACAGAAAGAAAGGTGGGCACCCGTCGCAGTGCGCAGCTTAGAAGCTGGACAGCGTCAGGACCCCCTTGTCCAGAGATGCTTCAAAAGCAGAAGGGGTAGGAGGGCATGGAGTCCCTGAAGGAAAGAGGAGATTATGGGGAGAGGAGTGAGGGGGAGGTAGAGTCGGACCCTCCACTTTGCGTTGGCCTCAACTCTCAACTCTCAAACTCTCATTTGGCGGCTAGAAGATGCTTGGCACTACGTGGACACTCAAAACACATCTGTAAAGTAAATGAATGTCCCCCATAGCTGTCCCAGACCCCTAGTTTCACCTCAGAACACTTCAATGGGGTCACAAGAGGGAAGGGCTCCCCAGGCCATGGGGGGAGGGTGCCGCTCAGAGGCCTGAGGGGGCATATAGGGCCACGTCCTTTCTgcacctcctctcccccacctcccccccacccaaccccaaaTCTTGCCAACTCAGCGCTTCCCGGGGACCAAACTTTATGCGGTGCCTCCGGCCCCCCTCCCCCTCGCTCCCTCCCCCAGTGCGAATGCGGCACTGCGGGTCCTCCGTGTCCTTCCTGGCCGGCCCAGGACGCGGCACGGTGGGGGGAGGGTGCCGGACCGCCTCCTCCGAGTGTTTGGGTCCCCAGGAGGCTAGAAAGGGGCCTGGagtctctcctctttccctcctctctctaaTTTCCCACCCCCACATCTTGAACTGTCCTCTCTCCTCCAACACAGGGAGGAAGttaagaggaggaagaggttcAAATGAGAACCAGGGGGAAGGATAGCTATTTAGCCTGGGAAGTTACAGATGTTTGAGGaaagttttttttggggggagacgAAGAGAGCTTTGGGGGAAATATGGAATTTTGAGAGAGATAAGACTGGAGAGAGGAGAAGGCTGGAGTGTGGGCTCTTTGGTTCACTTTGCGGGGGGTAGAGGGGGTCTGAGAGGCCCAGTCCTGTGCTTTGGAATGGGTAGTGGGGGGGGGGCGTTAGGAAAGGGGAAGTGAGCAGGGCTTGGGGAGGGGCGTCAGGTGGGAAGATACCAAGGTAGATCAGAAAGACCTGGGAGCTATTTTGAGGAGGAAGTTTGGGGGCTGATAACTTGAGGAGGGTCCCAAGGATTGAGGTTAGGTAAAGTTCTGGAGTGGGAAGGAAAGTCATTTACCCACTAGGAAAGAGGCTGGGAggctgagggtgggaggaggg contains the following coding sequences:
- the KCNC3 gene encoding potassium voltage-gated channel subfamily C member 3 isoform X1; its protein translation is MLSSVCVSSFRGRQGSSKQQPVSPPQPSESPLPLPPPPPPPPPPPLQQQQQPAQPGPAASPAGPPAPRGPGGRRAEPCPGLPAAAMGRHGGGGGDSGKIVINVGGVRHETYRSTLRTLPGTRLAGLTEPEAAARFDYDPGADEFFFDRHPGVFAYVLNYYRTGKLHCPADVCGPLFEEELGFWGIDETDVEACCWMTYRQHRDAEEALDSFEAPDPSGAANAANAAGAHDAGLDDEAGAGGGGLDGAGGELKRLCFQDAGGGAGGPPGGAGGAGGTWWRRWQPRVWALFEDPYSSRAARYVAFASLFFILISITTFCLETHEGFIHISNKTVTQASPIPGAPPENITNVEVETEPFLTYVEGVCVVWFTFEFLMRITFCPDKVEFLKSSLNIIDCVAILPFYLEVGLSGLSSKAAKDVLGFLRVVRFVRILRIFKLTRHFVGLRVLGHTLRASTNEFLLLIIFLALGVLIFATMIYYAERIGADPDDILGSNHTYFKNIPIGFWWAVVTMTTLGYGDMYPKTWSGMLVGALCALAGVLTIAMPVPVIVNNFGMYYSLAMAKQKLPKKKNKHIPRPPQPGSPNYCKPDPPPPPPPHPHHSSGSISPPPPITPPSMGVTVAGAYPPGPHTHPGLLRGGAGGLGIMGLPPLPAPGEPCPLAQEEVIEINRADPRPNGDPAAAALAHEDCPAIDQPAMSPEDKSPITPGSRGRYSRDRACFLLTDYAPSPDGSIRKGYEKSRSLSSIAGLSGVSLRLAPLATPPGSPRAARRAPPTLPSIL
- the KCNC3 gene encoding potassium voltage-gated channel subfamily C member 3 isoform X3, with product MLSSVCVSSFRGRQGSSKQQPVSPPQPSESPLPLPPPPPPPPPPPLQQQQQPAQPGPAASPAGPPAPRGPGGRRAEPCPGLPAAAMGRHGGGGGDSGKIVINVGGVRHETYRSTLRTLPGTRLAGLTEPEAAARFDYDPGADEFFFDRHPGVFAYVLNYYRTGKLHCPADVCGPLFEEELGFWGIDETDVEACCWMTYRQHRDAEEALDSFEAPDPSGAANAANAAGAHDAGLDDEAGAGGGGLDGAGGELKRLCFQDAGGGAGGPPGGAGGAGGTWWRRWQPRVWALFEDPYSSRAARYVAFASLFFILISITTFCLETHEGFIHISNKTVTQASPIPGAPPENITNVEVETEPFLTYVEGVCVVWFTFEFLMRITFCPDKVEFLKSSLNIIDCVAILPFYLEVGLSGLSSKAAKDVLGFLRVVRFVRILRIFKLTRHFVGLRVLGHTLRASTNEFLLLIIFLALGVLIFATMIYYAERIGADPDDILGSNHTYFKNIPIGFWWAVVTMTTLGYGDMYPKTWSGMLVGALCALAGVLTIAMPVPVIVNNFGMYYSLAMAKQKLPKKKNKHIPRPPQPGSPNYCKPDPPPPPPPHPHHSSGSISPPPPITPPSMGVTVAGAYPPGPHTHPGLLRGGAGGLGIMGLPPLPAPGEPCPLAQEEVIEINRADPRPNGDPAAAALAHEDCPAIDQPAMSPEDKSPITPGSRGRYSRDRACFLLTDYAPSPDGSIRKALVTA
- the KCNC3 gene encoding potassium voltage-gated channel subfamily C member 3 isoform X2 produces the protein MLSSVCVSSFRGRQGSSKQQPVSPPQPSESPLPLPPPPPPPPPPPLQQQQQPAQPGPAASPAGPPAPRGPGGRRAEPCPGLPAAAMGRHGGGGGDSGKIVINVGGVRHETYRSTLRTLPGTRLAGLTEPEAAARFDYDPGADEFFFDRHPGVFAYVLNYYRTGKLHCPADVCGPLFEEELGFWGIDETDVEACCWMTYRQHRDAEEALDSFEAPDPSGAANAANAAGAHDAGLDDEAGAGGGGLDGAGGELKRLCFQDAGGGAGGPPGGAGGAGGTWWRRWQPRVWALFEDPYSSRAARYVAFASLFFILISITTFCLETHEGFIHISNKTVTQASPIPGAPPENITNVEVETEPFLTYVEGVCVVWFTFEFLMRITFCPDKVEFLKSSLNIIDCVAILPFYLEVGLSGLSSKAAKDVLGFLRVVRFVRILRIFKLTRHFVGLRVLGHTLRASTNEFLLLIIFLALGVLIFATMIYYAERIGADPDDILGSNHTYFKNIPIGFWWAVVTMTTLGYGDMYPKTWSGMLVGALCALAGVLTIAMPVPVIVNNFGMYYSLAMAKQKLPKKKNKHIPRPPQPGSPNYCKPDPPPPPPPHPHHSSGSISPPPPITPPSMGVTVAGAYPPGPHTHPGLLRGGAGGLGIMGLPPLPAPGEPCPLAQEEVIEINRADPRPNGDPAAAALAHEDCPAIDQPAMSPEDKSPITPGSRGRYSRDRACFLLTDYAPSPDGSIRKATGAPPLPPQDWRKPGPPSFLPDLNANAAAWISP